A single genomic interval of Oryza sativa Japonica Group chromosome 7, ASM3414082v1 harbors:
- the LOC136357425 gene encoding uncharacterized protein produces MSSKVTFQIVHGEGNIRFGPDGVDLSDFVMTSKGIDRPAERTFQSIYSWLLRGFRIDQEVYTMSVSVVVSRATEGYFWELMPMDSTDAWRRYVEMAFERSWPLVIFVSVQEKDINVSMQTEDVEGPINAGDVVGPSMQNEENQPREEQAMGMADEGERVGIIVDEMEREDSDNEEVDDDASSDEEGDVMATDWANEDFSGLVISEGDHVPWEYKENEVIEGARYAHKDEMKEAVKHWAVSLQREFRVVKSTNYVYEVRCMKEDCPWRVHAYKGKWNDYWKVSIVTEHKCYLQGVEKYHRNITSAFVASEMYSSVVGNIGFEPKSIIRHIENKFKYTISYAKAWRAKQKIIEMRYGTFEASYDNLPRLLATIAQRNNNTYYDLHTFTSVDDRTKSVLQRAFFSLGACINAFPRGLP; encoded by the exons atgtcaagtaaggtcacatttcagatagttcacggtgaaggaaatattagatttggtccagatggtgttgatctgtcagattttgtaatgacatctaagggcatcgataggcctgcggagagaacatttcagtcaatttatagttggttgttgagaggatttagaatagaccaagaagtctacacaatgtcagtgtcagttgtagtgagtcgtgcaacagaaggttatttttgggaactaatgccgatggacagcactgatgcttggagacggtatgtggaaatggcttttgaacggtcatggcccctcgttatatttgtgtcggtacaagagaaagatataaatgtttcaatgcaaaccgaagatgtagagggtcctatcaatgcaggggatgttgttggaccatcgatgcaaaatgaggaaaatcaaccaagggaggagcaggctatgggcatggcggatgagggggagagagtcggtataattgttgatgaaatggagagggaagattcggataatgaggaagtggacgacgacgcatcatccgatgaggaaggtgatgtaatggccactgattgggcaaatgaggacttctctggacttgttatatcagagggtgatcatgtaccctgggagtataaggagaacgaggtaattgagggtgcaagatatgctcataaggatgagatgaaggaggcggtgaagcattgggcagtttccttgcagagagagtttagggtggtcaagtcaacaaattatgtgtatgaagtgaggtgcatgaaggaagattgtccgtggcgtgtccatgcatataagggtaaatggaatgattattggaaagttagcattgtgaccgagcacaagtgctacttacaaggggtggagaagtatcaccgaaacatcacttcagcttttgtggcaagtgagatgtacagcagtgttgttggtaacattggctttgaaccaaaatcaattattaggcacatcgagaacaaattcaagtacaccataagctatgcaaaggcctggagagccaaacaaaagatcattgagatgaggtatggcacatttgaagcttcttatgataatttgcctcgtttgttagccaccattgcccagaggaataataatacgtactatgacctacatacatttacatcggttgatgatcgaacaaagagtgtgctgcaaagagcctttttctcattgggtgcttgcatcaatgctttt ccgagaggtttgccatag
- the LOC107275872 gene encoding obtusifoliol 14-alpha demethylase encodes MDHVTSSTIARGAMSWVAATVALLLTTAVILTALQKRKISSPAAAAPPVVRGAGLVRFARAMARDGPLEAIREQQAKLGSVFTAIAPFGLFKVTFLIGPEVSSHFYLAPESEMGQGSIYRFTVPLFGPEVGYAVDPDTRAEQMRLFWDVLKPRSIEARVGAMAEEVQNYFSRWGEQGTVDLKKELEQVLMLIASRCLLGREVRESMVDEVYELFRDLDNGLHLISTMLPYLPTPAHRRRDRARQRLGEIFTEVIRSRRNSGTADNGDDVLQRLIDGRYKDERDLTDVEVVGLLVALVFAGKHSSSSVSTWTGINLLSHPNHLVAVIAEQDRLMASRARTDDDHDRVNYDTVQEMTTLHRCIKEALRLHPPAVAMFRQARKHFTVQTKEGKEYTIPGGHTVMSTILVNHHMPNVYKDPHVFDPSRFARGRGEDKAAGPFSFLAFGAGRHSCAGESFAYTQIKVIWSHLLRNFELKMVSPFPETSWRMVTPEPKGTVMISYRRRNLTCK; translated from the exons ATGGATCATGTAACAAGTAGCACAATCGCCAGAGGCGCCATGTCGTGGGTCGCCGCCACCGTAGCTCTCCTGCTGACCACCGCGGTCATACTGACCGCGTTGCAGAAGAGAAAGATCAGCagcccggccgcggcggcgccgccggttgTGCGGGGAGCCGGTCTCGTACGGttcgcgcgcgccatggcgaggGACGGGCCGCTGGAGGCGATCCGCGAGCAGCAGGCGAAGCTGGGGAGCGTGTTCACGGCGATCGCCCCGTTTGGCCTCTTCAAGGTGACCTTCCTGATCGGGCCGGAGGTGTCGAGCCACTTCTACCTGGCGCCGGAGTCGGAGATGGGGCAGGGTAGCATCTACAGGTTCACCGTGCCTTTGTTTGGGCCCGAGGTTGGCTACGCCGTCGACCCGGACACTCGTGCTGAGCAGATGCGCCTCTTCTGGGACGTCCTCAAGCCACGGAGCATCGAGGCCAGGGTAGGCGCCATGGCTGAGGAGGTCCAG AACTACTTCTCGAGATGGGGAGAGCAAGGGACGGTTGATCTGAAGAAAGAGTTGGAGCAGGTACTGATGTTGATCGCGAGTCGGTGCCTGCTGGGAAGGGAGGTGCGGGAGAGCATGGTGGACGAAGTATACGAGCTCTTCCGTGATCTTGACAACGGCTTGCACCTCATCAGCACCATGCTCCCCTACCTCCCAACCCCGGCACACCGCCGTCGTGACAGGGCGCGCCAAAGGCTCGGGGAGATATTCACCGAGGTGATTAGGTCACGCAGGAACTCTGGCACTGCCGACAACGGCGACGACGTGCTGCAACGCCTCATTGACGGCAGGTACAAGGACGAGCGTGACTTGACGGATGTGGAGGTCGTCGGTCTACTCGTGGCGCTTGTGTTCGCGGGGAAACACTCGAGCTCCAGCGTGAGCACCTGGACCGGCATCAACCTGCTCTCCCACCCAAACCACCTTGTCGCCGTCATCGCCGAGCAGGACCGGCTGATGGCGTCGCGCGCTAGAACCGACGATGACCATGATCGCGTCAACTATGATACCGTGCAGGAGATGACCACTCTGCACCGCTGCATCAAGGAGGCGCTCCGACTGCACCCACCGGCAGTGGCAATGTTCCGTCAAGCCCGCAAGCACTTCACCGTGCAGACAAAGGAAGGTAAAGAGTACACGATCCCAGGAGGGCACACGGTGATGAGCACGATCTTGGTGAACCACCACATGCCCAATGTCTACAAGGACCCTCATGTGTTTGACCCTTCACGGTTTGCACGCGGTAGGGGGGAAGACAAGGCCGCTGGCCCCTTCTCCTTCCTGGCCTTTGGCGCCGGGAGGCATTCATGCGCAGGTGAGTCCTTCGCGTACACACAGATAAAGGTGATATGGAGCCATTTGCTGAGGAACTTTGAGCTCAAGATGGTATCTCCTTTCCCTGAGACAAGCTGGAGAATGGTGACGCCAGAGCCAAAGGGGACAGTGATGATTAGCTACAGGAGACGGAACCTAACTTGTAAATAG